The genomic region AACGAAGATCACCGAAGCGATCAGGAGGAGGACGCCGACCGGGGTTACCCGACGGAACAGGAGAGCCACCACGACTACGACGGCGAGGACCACGGCGCTCGGCCTCCGCATCCAGTAGGGATCCCAGATGCGCTCCGCCGCTCCCAGGATTGCCATGACGAGCACGACCAGAATGTCGGTAACCCAAGGAATCCCCGCGGTGTGTCTGGCCCGCCGCACGACCCGCCGCGCGAGAGACCAATCTGGACTCGCGGGCGACTCCGTTGAGAGAGGGGAAAGGCTATCGATCGCCATCGGGGCCGACGGTTCCGTTCGCGGGAGTTCACCCGCCGGCCATAGCACTGAGCCGTCATTCTGCGACCGCAAGACCACGAGAAGGCGGCGCATCTCGATAAGCGCGCCGCGGCCGGTTGCCTCGACCGCACCAATCGACTCACTGGCCAGTTGTGGGTCGGCGCCGAGCGCCCGTCGCGCTGCGTATGTCTGGGTGCTCATACGCTCGATGCCGCGAACGACAATGGCGTACAGGTCCCGAGCGATGCGGGTCCGCTCGGTCGCGACAGCGCTCAGAGAGAGTCGATCTTGCTCCCTCCGCAGCTCGCTCGCGCCTCGCTCGAGGTCGGAAGTGATGGCTCTGCGCCGCGCCTGGGCGCGGCCAGCGAACCACACCAGGACGAAGTAGGGGAATCCGTAGTCCACAAAGTATGGGAGAAGCTCCGAGGACTTGGGGAGGGCCCCGGACCAGGACTGCGCGACGTCCAGTGGAAAGCTGGAGACCAGCGCGAGGAGGGATACCCTCCATCCACAGCGCTCCGAGATCGTGTACAGCAGGACGAATTGAGAGAGGAGCCAGCCCCTGACTCCGATGGCTGTGACCAGACCGCCGGCTGACGCGAGCACGTGCATGGCGAAGGCTGCCCCAAGGCTCTTCCGCCTGAGTGTTACGGCGACGGCTTCGACGGCAAGGATGCCCAGAGCCGCGGGCTGCTGGCTGGCGGGCACAGCTTCTCCCGGGAGCACGAGCGCCGCGGCGCCGATCGTGAAGATGCCGGCCCCGATAGCGCCGTCGATCGCGATCGGCGGCCACCGCCGGGCTCGCTCAAGGAGCACACCGAGCGCCCTCATTGGCGAACCGTAGGTCGGCCGCGCGGCGATTTCCTCCCCCCAGAGGATGCCTCGTCTCATCCCACAGGATGAGCCACGGGGTCCGCCCGAACAAGGTCCAGGGGCGGACAGGTCGGCGGGGTATGCGTCACGGAGGACGGCACTCCGGTCCCCGGGTCGTCCGCCGCGCGGTGAATCGCTCTCAGCCGGACAGGTGAAATTTGTCGGGCCGCGCTCAGCCGGCCGGAGGAGCGCAGGTCAGGGCTCAGAAGGGCAGGCCGCCTCCGAGTGCCAGGTCAGTCGTCGGAGGATGTCGTCGAGGTTCGGAGCGCGGTCAGGCTCGATGCTGCGACCGTGAAGGGCTAATCAAGGAGTGCGCCCGCGCCATCGCCAACCAGGTCCGCGACGCCTACCCGTGGGGTCCAGAAACACGATCGCGGGGCTGAGACCGGCATCGGCGGTCCGGTCTGCGACAATGCCGCGCCGTGATCCGCTCTCTCCTCTATCTCCTTCTGCGCCGCGTCCTGGGCCTGTTCAGGTCAAACGACCGCGCAGCGGCTGAGGCCGAACTTGAGAACGTCGTGCTCCGACACCAACTCGCCGTCTTGCGCCGGCAGGTGAAGCGCCCGATCTACCGCGCATCCGACAAAGCGTTCCTTGCCGCCGCGAGCAGGATGCTTCGGCGGGAAGCCTGGGGCGCGTTCCTGGTCCGGCCTGAGACCCTCCTCGGCTGGCACCGCCGGCTCGTCGCCAGGAAGTGGACCAAGCCGCATCGCCCTCCTGGCCGCCCAGCTCTCGATCCCGAGGTCCGGGAGCTGATCCTGCGCTTGGGCAAGGAGAACCCCAGGTGGGGCTATCACCGCATCCGGGGCGAGCTGCTCAAGCTCGGGGTGAGGGTCTCGGCCACCACGATCGCGACGATGCTCCGCCGCCACGGGCTCGGTCCGGCCCCCAGACGGGGCCCCACGTGGAGAGAGTTCCTACGAGCTCAGGCGGCCGGGATCCTGGCCTGCGACTTCCTCACCGTGGAGACCATCACCCTGAGGACCCTGTACGTGCTGGTGTGGATCGAGCTCGGGACACGGAGGGTGCACTTGGGGGGAGCGACACCCAACCCCGACTCGGCGTGGGTCACCCAGCAGGCCCGGAACCTGGCCATGGCCCTTCAGGAGGATGGACGGTCCCCGAAGTTCCTGATCCACGACCGGGACACCAAGTTCTCCGGCCCGTTCGACGAGGTGTTCCGGTCCGAAGGCATAAGGATCGTCCGCACGCCGATCCGGGCCCCGAACGCCAACGCGCTCTGCGAACGGTGGGTGGGGACCGTCCGGGCCGAGTGCCTGGACTGGACCCTCTTCCTCGGCCGGCGACACCTGGAGCGGGTCCTTCGCACCTACATCGCGCACTACAACGAGGCCAGGCCCCATCGTGGGCTCGCACTTCAGACGCCGATCGGGAGCCCATCGCCGGCGGTGGGTGACCCGAGAGCCGCGGACGTTCGCCGGCGGGACGTGTTGGGCGGCCTCCTTCACGAGTACAGCCTCGCGGCATGAGTTTGTGTACCCGACGGGTTGCCTTCGGTATCCTCCTGGATGACGGTGACCAAGACCTGAGAGGGCTCGACCTCCTCCCGTCGGACTGATGAACTGCGATACAACCGCGACCGAGTAGTGCCGAAGGTGGATGCGACAAGTCGCAGACTCGCGTGACAGCTCACCAGTGCGTCCGTCAGTGGATGCTCGCGGAGGAGATCCGAGTCCCAGTAGCCGCCGATCAGCATTGCACGCATGCCGTGTAGCTGAGCACCGGCCGGTCGAACCCGACACGCCGATCGTCAGAGCATCCGCCGCCTGCGCGTCATGGCCGCCGAGGGGCCAGGGTTACGCCTCGATGAGGTCACCCGCTCGGCTCCAGGAACGATCGGAACGAGTCCAGCAGCTGCCGGATGTCCTTGGGGGGAGGAGAGCCCACCGCCA from Actinomycetota bacterium harbors:
- a CDS encoding integrase core domain-containing protein gives rise to the protein MRRQVKRPIYRASDKAFLAAASRMLRREAWGAFLVRPETLLGWHRRLVARKWTKPHRPPGRPALDPEVRELILRLGKENPRWGYHRIRGELLKLGVRVSATTIATMLRRHGLGPAPRRGPTWREFLRAQAAGILACDFLTVETITLRTLYVLVWIELGTRRVHLGGATPNPDSAWVTQQARNLAMALQEDGRSPKFLIHDRDTKFSGPFDEVFRSEGIRIVRTPIRAPNANALCERWVGTVRAECLDWTLFLGRRHLERVLRTYIAHYNEARPHRGLALQTPIGSPSPAVGDPRAADVRRRDVLGGLLHEYSLAA
- a CDS encoding histidine kinase gives rise to the protein MRALGVLLERARRWPPIAIDGAIGAGIFTIGAAALVLPGEAVPASQQPAALGILAVEAVAVTLRRKSLGAAFAMHVLASAGGLVTAIGVRGWLLSQFVLLYTISERCGWRVSLLALVSSFPLDVAQSWSGALPKSSELLPYFVDYGFPYFVLVWFAGRAQARRRAITSDLERGASELRREQDRLSLSAVATERTRIARDLYAIVVRGIERMSTQTYAARRALGADPQLASESIGAVEATGRGALIEMRRLLVVLRSQNDGSVLWPAGELPRTEPSAPMAIDSLSPLSTESPASPDWSLARRVVRRARHTAGIPWVTDILVVLVMAILGAAERIWDPYWMRRPSAVVLAVVVVVALLFRRVTPVGVLLLIASVIFVQDAFLGGDTVTADRAIFVAVFTVAALRGPWWGLAAVVAEVVAYLPYLFIPDTCGAGCQLGWATQFVFAVIAGLGVRESRRLNTVLEEQNTLLRRTREEVVRLAVVEERSRIARDVHDLVGHSVTLMVIQAGAARWLAESDRLQADQALAAVERAGQEALRELHSLVSSMDGEAKVAPIPTGERFTIQSLVDREIRAGMEVELIVDGEPHELNAGLDLSLYRVVQEALTNVRKHAPGARAWVRLLYSAEGVKVEVTDSGALSATRAVQTVPGAGQGLVGIRERAALFGGRAEAGPTAEGGFRVRASLREERVLA